From one Microlunatus sp. Gsoil 973 genomic stretch:
- a CDS encoding citrate synthase → MTESTGLGPGGWTAAETAARLGVKPETLYAYVSRGLLSRRRTGHGSVFDPIEVERFAATRRRSSADRPAVVIREGRPSGGPLMTIETDVALIEDDMLYYRGRSAPELARTERFEAVCGWLWTGEFERDHRFTPLPGAVDAVRRVLAVLPVGASLSDRVQVMVPVIAGLDPLREVLAPESIAVRIGGLLATLVRGLDDQSQPRPTIAEQLTGVLSRVDRDEGLVRTVNAALVLLVDHDLAASTMAARTAASARAHPYAVVLSGLGALDSALHGNASRAAYRMLARVIAGEDARAVIARTLAAGRPGVPGFGHRIYRATDPRAELIFDLLDTLLEDLPAAGPACAAAAAVTRIVADRGAMFRNVDLGLATLALAAGMPEDGGEVIFSIARIGGWIAHAIDEYQQTPLRLRPVGRYVGP, encoded by the coding sequence GTGACCGAATCCACAGGACTCGGACCCGGTGGCTGGACCGCTGCGGAGACCGCAGCGCGGCTCGGCGTGAAGCCGGAGACGTTGTACGCCTACGTGTCCCGCGGCCTGCTCTCCCGCCGTCGGACCGGCCACGGATCGGTGTTCGATCCGATCGAGGTCGAGCGGTTCGCCGCAACCCGGCGGCGGAGCAGCGCCGATCGGCCGGCTGTGGTGATCCGCGAGGGTCGGCCGAGCGGTGGACCGTTGATGACGATCGAGACCGACGTCGCGCTGATCGAGGACGACATGCTCTACTACCGCGGTCGGTCTGCGCCCGAACTGGCCCGCACCGAACGCTTCGAGGCCGTCTGCGGTTGGCTGTGGACCGGTGAGTTCGAGCGCGACCATCGCTTCACCCCGCTGCCCGGTGCGGTCGATGCCGTACGCCGGGTGCTCGCGGTGCTGCCCGTCGGGGCGTCGTTGTCGGATCGGGTCCAGGTGATGGTGCCGGTGATCGCCGGTCTGGATCCGCTGCGCGAGGTCCTTGCACCGGAATCGATCGCCGTTCGGATCGGCGGCCTCCTGGCGACCCTGGTGCGTGGCCTGGATGACCAGTCGCAGCCACGGCCGACAATCGCCGAGCAACTGACCGGCGTGCTGAGCCGGGTCGATCGCGATGAAGGTCTGGTCCGAACCGTCAACGCCGCTCTGGTGCTGCTGGTCGATCATGACCTCGCGGCCTCGACGATGGCGGCCCGCACGGCGGCCTCGGCCCGCGCCCATCCGTACGCGGTGGTGCTCAGCGGGCTCGGAGCGCTGGACTCCGCGCTGCACGGAAACGCCAGCCGGGCCGCTTACCGGATGCTCGCCCGGGTGATCGCCGGTGAGGACGCCAGGGCAGTGATCGCCCGGACACTGGCGGCAGGGCGGCCCGGAGTGCCGGGCTTCGGGCACCGGATCTATCGCGCGACCGACCCGCGCGCGGAGTTGATCTTCGATCTGCTCGACACCCTGCTCGAGGACCTGCCCGCCGCCGGTCCGGCATGCGCGGCCGCCGCGGCCGTGACGAGAATCGTCGCCGACCGCGGCGCCATGTTCCGCAATGTCGATCTTGGTCTGGCCACCCTGGCACTGGCCGCCGGGATGCCGGAGGACGGCGGTGAGGTGATCTTCAGCATCGCCAGGATCGGCGGCTGGATCGCGCACGCCATCGACGAGTATCAGCAGACACCGCTCCGACTCCGCCCGGTCGGCCGGTACGTCGGCCCCTGA
- a CDS encoding aldo/keto reductase — translation METRILHSGSTDLEVTALCMGIMNLGVRQDEATSFAVLDRFWEGGGRFFDTANNYGDWTPELGSVAGDSERVLGRWIASRRVADEVVVATKCGAGKISPDRPLSGTPPTNYEGLAPEVVRRELTKSLANLGVDRVGVYYGHVDDRNLDITEIADLFSSLVDEGLIQIPGMSNTATWRLAVAREHSRRHGRAEFGAWQQQHSIYWPKPGEAENTLVTSEAIDYVAAQPGLTITTYSPQQGGQLARPWMPVRDPYDHPDSLRRLQLAHRIAHDHGGTVNQVVMAWHLSNPRSNVVYRDGSSTAALSDLPDRRARMLPIFGASSVEQVDEALGTLDLKLTDEELAELDAA, via the coding sequence ATGGAGACACGAATTCTGCATAGCGGCAGCACCGATCTCGAGGTCACCGCACTCTGCATGGGCATCATGAATCTTGGCGTCCGGCAGGACGAGGCCACCTCGTTCGCTGTCCTCGACCGCTTCTGGGAAGGCGGTGGCCGGTTCTTCGACACCGCGAACAACTACGGGGACTGGACACCGGAACTCGGCTCGGTGGCCGGCGACAGCGAACGCGTGCTCGGTCGCTGGATCGCCAGCCGGCGGGTCGCCGACGAGGTCGTCGTCGCGACCAAGTGCGGGGCCGGCAAGATCAGTCCGGACAGGCCGCTGAGCGGCACCCCGCCGACCAACTACGAAGGACTGGCGCCGGAGGTCGTCCGACGCGAACTGACCAAGAGCCTGGCCAATCTCGGCGTCGACCGGGTCGGCGTCTACTACGGACACGTCGACGACCGGAACCTCGACATCACCGAGATCGCCGACCTCTTCTCGTCATTGGTGGACGAGGGCCTGATCCAGATCCCCGGCATGTCGAACACCGCGACCTGGCGGCTCGCGGTTGCCCGGGAACACAGTCGCCGACACGGCAGGGCCGAGTTCGGCGCGTGGCAACAGCAGCACTCGATCTACTGGCCGAAGCCGGGCGAGGCCGAGAACACTCTTGTCACCTCCGAGGCCATCGACTACGTCGCAGCCCAACCGGGGCTGACGATCACCACCTACTCCCCGCAGCAGGGCGGGCAACTGGCCCGCCCGTGGATGCCGGTCCGGGATCCGTACGACCACCCCGACAGCCTTCGGCGGCTCCAGCTGGCGCACCGGATCGCTCATGATCACGGCGGCACCGTCAATCAGGTCGTCATGGCCTGGCATCTGTCCAACCCGCGCAGCAACGTCGTCTATCGCGACGGCAGCAGCACCGCCGCTCTTTCCGACCTACCGGACCGGCGCGCACGGATGCTGCCGATCTTCGGCGCGAGCTCGGTCGAGCAGGTCGACGAGGCCCTCGGCACGCTGGACCTCAAGCTCACCGACGAGGAGCTGGCCGAGCTGGACGCTGCCTGA
- a CDS encoding PLP-dependent aminotransferase family protein: MTGVSTAGLTLDLGDDGPMTRRLTTALRDAVRDGRLPPGTALPPSRQFAAEIGCSRWVVTEAYGQLVAEGYLQATTGAATRVRDIRGATPLRPLGIPPAEPRPRFDLAPGIPDLSAFPRTRWAEAYRRAVLARPTGLLADRTPIGIADARAVITDYLVRTRQVREDPTQVMVSNGAGASVGWLARVLVRLGHRRIGVEDPSWPGLRDAARRAGLEVVPIPVDNHGLQVSRLDDHPGIRAVITTPAHQFPMGVALSPDRRLELIDWAERVGGLVIEDDYDAEYRYDRRPVGSLQGMAPDRVVLVGSVSKSLGPAVNLGWVIMPQWLIMRILAGDLETGVGPSVFGLEAFAIMINEGWYERHLRGMRTAYRKRREAVAAAIEEMLPDCRISGMAAGLHLLLELPAGTDADGVVDRAAAQQVGVVSIDRYRLRSGRNPALVIGYGNLRSGREREAVGLLARAIRRT; encoded by the coding sequence ATGACTGGAGTCTCCACTGCCGGGTTGACGCTGGATCTCGGCGATGACGGTCCGATGACGCGTCGGCTGACCACCGCGCTCCGGGACGCGGTGCGCGACGGCCGGCTGCCGCCCGGGACGGCATTGCCGCCCAGCCGGCAGTTCGCCGCCGAGATCGGCTGCAGTCGCTGGGTGGTCACCGAGGCGTACGGACAACTGGTCGCCGAGGGTTATCTCCAGGCGACCACCGGTGCGGCGACCCGGGTTCGCGATATCCGTGGTGCCACGCCGCTCCGTCCACTGGGTATCCCGCCCGCAGAACCGAGACCGCGGTTCGACCTGGCTCCCGGGATCCCGGACCTCTCCGCGTTCCCGAGGACGCGGTGGGCCGAGGCGTACCGCAGGGCGGTGCTCGCCCGGCCGACCGGGCTGCTGGCCGATCGCACCCCGATCGGCATCGCCGACGCGCGCGCGGTGATCACCGACTATCTGGTCCGCACCCGACAGGTCCGCGAGGACCCGACACAGGTGATGGTCAGCAACGGCGCAGGCGCCTCGGTCGGCTGGCTTGCCCGCGTGCTGGTCAGGCTCGGACACCGGCGGATCGGCGTGGAGGATCCCTCCTGGCCCGGACTGCGTGATGCCGCCCGCCGTGCCGGACTCGAGGTCGTACCGATCCCCGTCGACAATCACGGCTTGCAGGTCTCCCGGCTCGACGATCATCCGGGGATCCGGGCGGTGATCACCACGCCCGCCCACCAGTTCCCGATGGGGGTCGCGCTGTCGCCGGACCGGCGGCTGGAACTGATCGACTGGGCCGAACGGGTCGGCGGCCTGGTGATCGAGGACGACTACGACGCCGAGTACCGCTACGACCGGCGCCCGGTGGGCAGCCTGCAGGGGATGGCGCCGGATCGCGTCGTTCTGGTCGGTTCGGTCTCCAAGTCCCTCGGCCCGGCGGTGAATCTCGGCTGGGTGATCATGCCCCAGTGGTTGATCATGAGGATCCTCGCCGGTGACCTGGAAACCGGTGTCGGACCGTCGGTCTTCGGGCTCGAAGCCTTCGCGATCATGATCAACGAGGGTTGGTACGAGCGGCACCTGCGGGGAATGCGCACCGCCTATCGCAAGCGTCGGGAGGCCGTTGCTGCCGCCATCGAGGAAATGTTGCCCGACTGCCGGATCTCCGGGATGGCGGCGGGCCTGCACCTGCTGTTGGAACTGCCGGCCGGAACCGACGCCGATGGGGTGGTGGACCGGGCGGCCGCACAGCAGGTCGGTGTGGTGTCCATCGATCGCTACCGACTGCGATCCGGGCGGAACCCGGCTCTGGTGATCGGGTACGGCAATCTGCGGAGCGGTCGTGAGCGGGAGGCGGTCGGGCTGTTGGCTCGGGCGATCCGCCGGACCTGA
- a CDS encoding ABC transporter ATP-binding protein, translating into MSVNGRGQAQSVPAAEATPSTPVGDSAKKVIFRGTGVTRRFGRGKHLVEAVKQVNFSLNEGQITTVVGESGSGKSTLARMVLRLLPVTEGTLEFNGKDVTTITGPARADYWKDVQAVFQDPFSAYNQFFNVRRLLSRSFRLIGDRATAEARMEESLNHVGLYGADVLDRFPHQLSGGQRQRVMIARALMMRPKLLIADEATSMLDASLRVNILNVLTDLRDELGMTILFITHDIGQANYIADQVLVMEHGVMVEQGPAEQVIFDPHHEYTRRLLSDVPRLSGQPA; encoded by the coding sequence ATGAGCGTCAACGGTCGAGGTCAAGCGCAGTCGGTTCCGGCCGCCGAGGCAACACCGTCGACACCGGTCGGGGACAGCGCGAAGAAGGTGATCTTCCGCGGCACCGGTGTAACTCGGCGTTTCGGCCGTGGCAAGCATCTGGTCGAGGCCGTGAAGCAGGTGAACTTCTCCCTCAATGAGGGCCAGATCACCACAGTCGTCGGTGAGAGCGGCTCGGGCAAGTCGACCCTGGCCCGAATGGTGCTGCGGCTGCTACCGGTCACTGAGGGAACGCTGGAGTTCAACGGCAAGGACGTCACCACCATCACTGGTCCGGCCCGCGCGGACTACTGGAAGGACGTACAGGCGGTCTTCCAGGACCCGTTCAGTGCCTACAACCAGTTCTTCAACGTACGACGGTTGTTGAGCCGGTCCTTCCGGTTGATCGGTGACCGTGCGACTGCCGAGGCGCGGATGGAGGAGTCCCTGAACCATGTCGGCTTGTACGGGGCCGACGTGCTGGACCGGTTTCCTCACCAGCTCTCCGGTGGCCAGCGTCAGCGGGTGATGATCGCCCGGGCGCTGATGATGCGGCCCAAGCTGTTGATCGCCGACGAAGCGACCTCGATGTTGGACGCCTCACTGCGGGTCAACATCCTCAACGTGCTCACTGATCTGCGCGACGAGCTGGGAATGACGATCCTGTTCATCACCCACGACATCGGGCAGGCCAATTACATCGCCGATCAGGTGCTGGTGATGGAACACGGGGTGATGGTCGAGCAGGGCCCGGCCGAGCAGGTGATCTTCGATCCGCACCACGAGTACACCCGGCGATTGCTCAGCGACGTACCGAGGCTCAGCGGGCAACCGGCCTAG
- a CDS encoding ABC transporter ATP-binding protein yields MTEYTSRSRATGLRLLDAHNLRAAYYTPDGNRVVAVDDVSISINEGEVLGIAGESGCGKSTLGAILSLTAREPLVVEHGTLEVDGKQQHLGPRSKLPRTWRGSVVSMLPQGAMNSISPTMRVRDLVFDVMRAHDRGVKRSEALDRARDRFDELGLPVRALDAYPHQLSGGMKQRVVTVISTLLNPRLLIADEPTSALDVSSQKALIEMLLQMLENKIMSGVVFITHDLPVLRTVSNRIAVMYAGKIAEIGDAEQISTEPRHPYSAALLNSVLVPEPSFRRKRVKGIPGSPPNLLRPPSGCRFHPRCGLAMDVCKTDDPPEVGDELRFSTCWWAQQNPGVPVPVDRVVPVEEATNVAADDDLAMVEEGAR; encoded by the coding sequence ATGACCGAGTACACCAGCCGTTCACGGGCGACCGGGCTCCGGCTGCTCGATGCCCACAACCTGCGGGCCGCGTACTACACCCCTGACGGCAACCGGGTGGTCGCGGTCGACGACGTGTCCATCTCGATCAACGAGGGAGAAGTGCTGGGCATCGCCGGTGAGTCCGGCTGCGGCAAATCGACGCTCGGCGCCATCCTCTCGCTGACCGCCCGCGAACCGCTGGTCGTCGAACACGGCACGCTGGAGGTCGACGGAAAGCAACAGCACCTCGGTCCCCGGTCGAAGTTGCCACGGACCTGGCGCGGATCAGTGGTTTCGATGCTGCCGCAAGGTGCGATGAACTCGATCAGCCCGACCATGCGAGTCCGCGATCTTGTCTTCGATGTGATGCGGGCGCACGACCGGGGCGTGAAACGGTCCGAGGCGCTGGACCGGGCGCGTGATCGTTTCGACGAGTTGGGCCTGCCGGTGCGGGCCCTCGACGCCTACCCGCACCAACTCTCCGGCGGCATGAAGCAGCGGGTCGTGACCGTCATCTCGACCCTGCTGAACCCGCGGCTGCTGATCGCCGACGAGCCGACCTCGGCACTGGACGTGTCAAGCCAGAAGGCCCTGATCGAGATGCTCCTGCAGATGCTGGAGAACAAGATCATGTCGGGTGTGGTCTTCATCACTCACGATTTGCCGGTGCTGCGAACCGTGTCGAACCGCATCGCGGTCATGTATGCCGGCAAGATCGCCGAAATCGGCGACGCCGAGCAGATCTCGACCGAGCCCCGACACCCGTACTCCGCAGCGCTGCTGAACTCGGTGCTGGTCCCGGAGCCGTCCTTCCGGCGCAAGCGGGTCAAGGGAATCCCCGGCTCACCGCCGAATCTGCTCCGCCCGCCGTCGGGCTGCCGGTTCCATCCGCGCTGCGGACTGGCGATGGATGTCTGCAAGACAGACGACCCTCCGGAGGTCGGCGATGAGTTGAGGTTCTCAACCTGCTGGTGGGCCCAGCAGAATCCGGGCGTCCCGGTCCCGGTCGACCGCGTGGTCCCGGTCGAAGAGGCCACCAACGTCGCCGCCGACGATGATCTTGCGATGGTCGAGGAAGGTGCCCGATGA